In one window of Gossypium arboreum isolate Shixiya-1 chromosome 4, ASM2569848v2, whole genome shotgun sequence DNA:
- the LOC128291769 gene encoding uncharacterized protein LOC128291769: MLPINYESWHHMPDSNKNQALANIKERFALEVSDDYIKKALGKRWRDNKSTLKKQYFKKDISLEEKLRNVPPGMLRYQWEDAVRFWNSKKGEDRERVGTSKSKNKIHAHRQVEKFYQNEAEVL; encoded by the exons atgttgcccatcaactacgaatcatggcatcacatgcctgatagcaacaaaaaccaggctctcgctaatattaag gagagatttgctttagaagtctccgatgattatatcaagaaggcattaggtaaaagatggagagacaataaaagcactttaaagaaacaatattttaagaaagacataagcctcgaggaaaaactgagaaatgttccgccaggaatgctgaggtatcaatgggaagatgcggttagattttggaattcaaagaaaggagag gaccgtgagcgagttggaacaagcaagaGCAAAAACAAAATTCACGCACACCGGCAGGTCGAGAAGTTTTATCAgaatgaggccgaggtattatga
- the LOC108459235 gene encoding kunitz trypsin inhibitor 5-like produces the protein MKTALFLAITSHVLGSTIASDEFDPVLDISGQELRTGIDYYILPVIRGRGGGLTLASTGNETCPLDVVQEQQEVSNGLPLTFSPVNVTQGVVRVSTDLNIKFSAASICVQTTLWTLHFDESVQKYIVTTGGVEGNPGRETLSNWFKIQKFEDDYRLVYCPTVCNFCRPVCGALGVFMDGGTRRLAISDEPLKVMFKRA, from the coding sequence ATGAAGACTGCCTTATTTTTAGCAATTACTTCCCATGTTTTAGGCTCAACAATAGCCAGTGATGAATTTGATCCTGTGCTTGACATCTCAGGTCAAGAGCTCCGAACAGGCATTGACTACTACATTTTGCCGGTAATCCGCGGTAGAGGTGGTGGCCTCACTCTAGCCAGCACTGGCAACGAGACCTGCCCACTTGATGTTGTTCAAGAGCAGCAGGAGGTGTCAAATGGTCTCCCATTAACATTTTCACCTGTGAATGTCACTCAAGGCGTTGTACGTGTATCCACTGATCTAAACATCAAGTTCTCTGCTGCTTCAATTTGTGTCCAGACCACTCTCTGGACACTGCACTTCGATGAATCGGTACAAAAGTATATAGTAACAACCGGTGGAGTTGAAGGTAACCCAGGGCGTGAAACTCTGAGCAACTGGTTTAAAATCCAAAAATTTGAAGACGACTACAGGCTTGTTTACTGCCCGACGGTGTGCAATTTCTGCAGACCTGTGTGTGGGGCATTGGGTGTTTTTATGGATGGTGGAACTAGGCGCCTGGCTATTAGTGATGAACCATTAAAGGTCATGTTTAAGAGGGCTTGA
- the LOC108459681 gene encoding kunitz trypsin inhibitor 5-like has product MKSTGLFLALSFILCASGSAAPDPVLDISGKMLRTGNDYYILPVFRGRGGGLTLASTRNETCPLHVVQEQLEVSNGLPVTFSHFNIKKGVIRVSTDHNIKFSAATICVQSTVWKLANFDDSTRQWFLTSGGVEGNPGRQTIDNWFKIEKHEDDYKLVFCPTVCDFCKVMCRDVGVFIDDAGVRRLALSDVPFKIMFKRA; this is encoded by the coding sequence ATGAAGAGTACTGGACTCTTCCTGGCACTTTCTTTCATTCTATGCGCTAGCGGCAGTGCCGCACCTGACCCAGTGCTGGACATCTCCGGTAAAATGCTCCGCACCGGCAACGACTATTACATCCTTCCGGTCTTCCGTGGTCGAGGAGGTGGCCTGACTCTCGCCAGCACCAGAAACGAGACCTGCCCGCTCCATGTTGTTCAAGAGCAGCTGGAGGTGTCAAACGGTCTCCCAGTAAccttttcacattttaacatcaAGAAAGGTGTCATTCGTGTCTCCACCGACCACAACATCAAGTTCTCTGCTGCTACAATATGTGTCCAATCTACCGTCTGGAAGCTTGCCAATTTCGATGATTCAACACGGCAATGGTTTCTGACAAGTGGTGGTGTTGAAGGCAATCCTGGTCGTCAAACTATCGACAATTGGTTTAAGATTGAGAAGCATGAAGATGATTACAAGCTGGTTTTCTGCCCAACAGTGTGTGATTTCTGCAAAGTTATGTGTAGGGACGTGGGTGTTTTTATTGACGATGCCGGTGTAAGGCGTCTGGCTCTCAGTGATGTGCCATTCAAGATTATGTTTAAGAGGGCTTGA
- the LOC108458392 gene encoding probable metal-nicotianamine transporter YSL5 — MDVERIDNGINAEEGEYEKNGKKEVKGGGEKSVEEIFESQEVPLWKNQLTIRAFGVSFLLSIMFSFIVMKLNLTTGIIPSLNVSAGLLGFFFVKTWTKMLQKSGLLKQPFTRQENTVIQTCVVASSGIAFSGGFGSYLFGMSERIAKQSDDNGSFKNPSLGWIIGFLFVVSFLGLFSVLPLRKIMVIDFKLTYPSGTATAHLINSFHTPQGAKLAKKQVRALGKFFSFSFLWGFFQWFFTAGEDCGFVNFPTFGIKAYKNKFYFDFSTTYVGVGMICPYIINISVLLGGILSWGLMWPLIETRKGDWYPAGIPASNMHGLQGYKVFIAIAMILGDGLYNFFKVFSRTLTGLFRQVRGKQSLPLANRPSTSDTSKKISYDDQRRTEIFLKDQIPVWFSVAGYVTIAIISTIALPHVFHDLKWYYILVIYMFAPTLAFCNAYGCGLTDWSLASTYGKLAIFTIGAWAGSHGGVLAGLAACGVMMNIVSTASDLMQDFKTGYLTLASPRAMFVSQVIGTAMGCIVSPCVFWLFYKAFDDFGVPDSQYPAPFAIVYRNMAILGVQGFSALPKNCLLLCYGFFGAAILINFMKDMMGKKWGSFIPLPMAMAIPFYIGPYFAIDMCIGSLILFVWEKLNKAKADAFAPAVASGLICGDGIWTLPSSILALAGVKPPICMKFLSRATNAKVNTFLGS; from the exons ATGGATGTAGAAAGGATAGATAATGGAATCAACGCAGAAGAAGGAGAATATGAGAAGAATGGTAAGAAGGAGGTGAAGGGAGGTGGTGAGAAGTCGGTGGAAGAGATCTTTGAGAGCCAGGAAGTGCCATTGTGGAAGAACCAGCTGACGATTAGGGCCTTTGGTGTCAGCTTTTTGTTAAGCATAATGTTCAGTTTCATAGTGATGAAGCTCAACTTAACGACCGGGATTATCCCTTCCCTCAATGTCTCGGCTGGCTTGTTGGGGTTCTTCTTTGTCAAGACATGGACCAAGATGCTCCAAAAATCTGGTCTTCTCAAACAGCCTTTCACCAGGCAGGAAAACACTGTTATTCAGACCTGTGTGGTTGCCTCCTCCGGTATCGCCTTCAGCG GAGGATTCGGGAGTTACCTGTTTGGAATGAGTGAACGCATAGCCAAGCAATCAGATGACAATGGTAGTTTCAAGAATCCATCACTTGGATGGATTATTGGCTTCCTCTTTGTTGTTAGCTTTCTTGGTCTTTTCTCTGTGCTCCCTCTTCGGAAG ATAATGGTCATAGACTTCAAGTTGACATATCCAAGTGGTACTGCAACTGCACATCTTATCAATAGCTTCCACACTCCTCAAGGGGCCAAGCTAGCAAA GAAGCAAGTAAGAGCATTGGGCAAGTTCTTTTCTTTCAGCTTCTTGTGGGGTTTCTTTCAATGGTTTTTCACTGCAGGGGAAGATTGTGGATTTGTTAACTTCCCTACATTTGGGATTAAAGCATATAAGAACAA GTTTTACTTTGATTTCTCAACAACGTATGTTGGAGTAGGGATGATCTGTCCCTACATAATTAACATATCGGTGCTTCTAGGAGGAATACTTTCATGGGGTCTAATGTGGCCTCTCATTGAAACAAGAAAAGGTGATTGGTACCCTGCAGGTATTCCCGCAAGCAATATGCATGGCCTACAAGGTTACAAG GTATTTATTGCCATTGCCATGATTCTAGGTGATGGGCTATACAACTTCTTCAAGGTGTTTAGCAGAACCCTTACAGGCTTGTTTCGGCAAGTCCGAGGCAAGCAATCTCTCCCCCTTGCAAACCGGCCTAGTACTTCTGATACCTCAAAGAAGATATCCTATGATGACCAGCGCCGGACCGAAATATTTCTAAAAGATCAGATTCCTGTATGGTTTTCTGTTGCAGGTTATGTCACAATTGCTATCATCTCTACCATCGCTCTTCCACACGTCTTTCACGATCTCAAATGGTATTACATATTGGTCATCTACATGTTTGCACCGACACTGGCTTTCTGTAATGCATATGGATGTGGACTCACTGATTGGTCCCTTGCTTCCACTTACGGTAAGCTAGCAATCTTTACGATTGGAGCTTGGGCAGGTTCACATGGCGGAGTCCTTGCGGGCCTCGCGGCATGTGGTGTGATGATGAACATTGTTTCAACAGCCTCCGACCTAATGCAGGATTTTAAGACAGGTTACCTCACCCTGGCTTCTCCTAGAGCCATGTTCGTTAGCCAAGTGATTGGCACTGCCATGGGCTGCATCGTTTCACCTTGTGTCTTCTGGCTGTTCTACAAGGCATTCGATGACTTTGGTGTCCCTGACAGTCAATATCCTGCTCCTTTCGCTATCGTTTATCGCAACATGGCGATATTGGGGGTTCAGGGCTTCTCTGCTCTACCAAAAAACTGTCTCCTACTTTGTTATGGGTTCTTTGGTGCTGCCATCTTGATAAACTTCATGAAGGATATGATGGGTAAGAAATGGGGATCCTTCATTCCACTTCCAATGGCAATGGCAATACCTTTCTATATCGGACCATACTTTGCCATTGATATGTGCATTGGAAGTTTGATCTTATTCGTGTGGGAAAAGCTAAACAAGGCAAAGGCAGATGCATTCGCGCCGGCAGTCGCCTCTGGTCTCATCTGTGGGGACGGTATATGGACATTGCCGAGTTCAATACTTGCTCTTGCAGGGGTTAAGCCACCTATTTGCATGAAATTTCTTTCAAGGGCTACAAATGCAAAGGTTAATACCTTCTTAGGATCATAA
- the LOC108460117 gene encoding NDR1/HIN1-like protein 6, with product MTDHQQRIHPVVDVEAPAPTTPLVPHGSATSEKGSPIQQRPPQRTIPVRPPPPPRKRSCCCKCICWTVSLIVVLLIILGATIGILYLVFRPQLPKYSIDSLRISDLRLNFDMTLYAKFDVKITANNPNKKIGIYYEKGGRLSVWYTNSKLCEGSLPKFYQGHQNITKLEVVLTGQTQSGSTLMSALQEQQQTGQIPLDLKVHAPVAVKLGKLKMRKVKILGECKLVVDSLSANNIISIKASNCKFRLKL from the coding sequence ATGACAGATCACCAGCAGAGGATTCATCCTGTGGTGGACGTCGAAGCACCAGCCCCCACGACGCCTTTGGTGCCTCATGGATCGGCTACATCGGAGAAAGGCAGCCCGATTCAACAGCGTCCACCACAACGAACCATTCCGGTGAGGCCACCACCACCACCAAGGAAGCGAAGCTGTTGTTGCAAGTGCATATGTTGGACAGTTAGTCTCATTGTCGTCCTCCTCATAATCCTGGGTGCCACTATCGGCATTCTCTACCTTGTCTTCCGCCCCCAACTCCCCAAATACTCCATTGATAGCCTGAGAATAAGTGATTTGAGGCTCAACTTCGATATGACCTTGTATGCGAAATTCGACGTTAAGATCACGGCCAATAACCCCAACAAGAAAATCGGGATATACTACGAGAAAGGAGGGCGATTAAGCGTGTGGTATACAAACTCAAAGCTTTGTGAAGGGTCATTGCCAAAGTTCTACCAAGGTCACCAAAACATAACAAAGTTGGAAGTGGTGTTAACCGGACAAACCCAGTCAGGAAGCACTTTGATGTCGGCCTTGCAAGAGCAGCAGCAAACAGGACAGATACCGTTGGATCTTAAGGTTCATGCACCTGTCGCAGTTAAACTAGGCAAGTTAAAGATGAGAAAGGTCAAGATCTTGGGAGAATGCAAATTGGTTGTTGATAGTTTATCTGCTAACAACATCATTAGCATTAAAGCCAGTAACTGCAAATTCAGATTGAAGCTTTAA